The Liolophura sinensis isolate JHLJ2023 chromosome 6, CUHK_Ljap_v2, whole genome shotgun sequence genomic sequence gagtagaagaaaaaaatgaaaataaaaaacataatcagactgtcattattattaaatatgtagatatttaaatgatataaaCGACATACAAATAATTTCAGGTAAACTGGTGCAACACTTTAGCAGAAGATGCATGGACAAACTCTGTGCACATAAAAATCCAATACACAACATACTTGACTAGGAGTAATTATAAAGATAATTACCCAATTTGGAAATAGTTTCAGTACTAGAATGGCTTGCATGCACTATTACGTCTAAATGTCGgtaatcatgaaaataaataattacccgatttccattaaacttaagcatgcacaagttcagatgatagacAAGATATATGGTAAGTTTCATTGAAATGACAGTGATTCCAGTATACCCTTCCTAACTTAATCCCTCGATGAAGTTATAATAAAGGATTGACCTTACCAACATTTCACTAATGAATGATTTTTCTGTTACAAAAGATTAATGCGCATACTTATAAATATTAAAGCTCACATTATATTCCATGAATGTTAAATGCGCTTATTTTCCCAAAtatgagttacatgtaaatacactgcAAAATATCTCaaggcatattttatacttaATTTAACTACTTTCCTTCAAGCCATCCATCATATCCCTGTATCCCCTCTATCTCTTTTGGTGTCCCTTTTCTTGAAAGCCTCTATTTACTTGAAaaccatttttttaaatcagaacAACTGTCAACCTGTGTAATCAAGTTCAAAATTGTCTAACTTTgatatgctacatgtagtatcaTAGAGAATTGATCAGTCACTGCTGTCATTCAAAATTATCTGACTAGCCTCAAAAATTCTACAGCATTCTAACAACATACCTGTGACCTGAGCTGAATGAGCACTAGGAAGATCACATTTAAGTAAGGGTGTGAAATGAACTCGTCCAGTTCCATCCAGGGATATGGTAAATGTACGAAACACAACAGCATTGTCATCCCCCCCAGTTACCATGAGCCACTCCAGCCTGTCTGATCAcgaaaataaatgtgttatcTTTTTGGTTTTatgcatgaatgtacatgtaactcacatACCGCAAAAGAGAAAAATGTCTACAGATACTAAAACGTTTTCTTCCTATGTTTACACAAATGCTAAGGTATGTATTCAAGCACTCTGATCAGTTTGTATGTGAACTGTTAAGGAAACAAGGACCTATAAATCTATGGCAAttatgatttacttatttatctgattggtgttttatgccgtactcaagaatatttcacctgtacgacagtggccagcattatggtgggaaaaaaacgggcagaacccacgaccatctgcaggttgctagaagaccttcccaagtacggccggagaggaagccagcatgagctggacttgaactcacagcaaccacattggtgagaggctgctgggttaTTATAAtgagctagcacgctaaccaactgagccatggaggcccaaTGGCAATTATGAATATCTACTTAAAGGGGCCACTGCCATTTCAACGACAACAGTCTATCAGGGACTTGCCCTTCATCAAGTACCATCCAGCTAAATCTGTATAGTGATTGTTCAGTTTATCATCTTATTACTGTTTGTTTCTCACAGATTTAATAATTACTTCATTGCAGGTCACAAGCAAAAAGTAGCTTCAAACAAGACTGTATTAAGGCAGCATATAATACTGCACGTCATTCCTCTTATGAATTTAATTAGATTTGCCCATCAAGCCTTCATGTCACCCAGGCTGTTCTCGGCAACCAATATCAAGTAATTTCATACATGTTGAACATCTCTCCTATAGTCAAGATCTGAATGATGAAAGTCACAATGATCGACAAACAACATAACTCAGCTATGAATTCAATTTTCTGTGATATCAAGCTACCAGGCACTTTATTAATTTCTAGCAGACTAGCTCACCTGTGTATTGATGAACGCTGATGCTGTTGACACCAGACTGATGATTCTGGAACACATGGACTGGGGAGCAAAAGTCAGGATTTACACTGTCTTCAGTACACATAGCATCTGGGAGTTTCGATTTAAACTGCTCAGCCTTCACCTCTGAGGCAGATGGCTGAGCAGTTTTCTTTACAGCCAAAACTGTCTTTGTGACATCCCAGAAAGTCACATCACCACCTGTGGaacaagaaaacaggaaaacacGACAATGTTCCAAGCCCTCCATATGGTGGACAAAATGGCCGACCTTGAGAACACAGTTATTTTCCAGTGACAACCCCAGGCATGTGAACATCTTCTTGTCTGCATCACAGAGGAAAAACCTACAGagaaaaacaggcaaaaattaGAGGAAAGGattttacaaagaaaaaacatgtttttcccTGCAAGGCTTGCTGGTTTAGATGGAAAGAGGCATTAAATTTAAACAATCAGTGAGataacagaaagaaaatgacaaaaccaaCTTACAAGTATGTGCATTACACTGGAGAAAtacatccacacacacacaaaaccaacagaaaaaaaaaacaaaacaaaaaccaaatagCAAACTGCTGAATTGTCATTACTTCTTGAAAGGCTCATATAAGGGGTACCTTGAAGATATCATGCCAGCAAGTCACTGGTACTCAcggcctatatttatttattcatttgatcgtGGTTGTACTGAAAAACGGGTACCTGCTAAACCTCCTGACTCTATGCTTGCGCCAAACTATTGAAAGTTGGATTCGAGTCTACAATTTCAGGGGCCAATCAGGTTGATAGTTTTCAatgtgaaaagtgaaaatatttaagAGAATTGATGAAAATCAACTGTTTTACATGCCTTCTTGTCATTTCCTAGAGGAACCAAGACACTTAGGAAATGTTTACAACGTAAGAACATGACGAAATAGAAAATTACAGCTTTTACATTTCATCAAGTATTTTAGCCTACCTGACAACTGCATCTGAGCAGGCAGCCCCAACAAAGTGAATGGAGCTTGGCAGAGAAGTATCCACCAGGTGGCCGTGAAATGCTGTCAAGTCCATGTAGCGCGTTTCTGGGGAGGTATTCTCTAATTTACGCTGCCAAGATTTAGATCTTCTTTTCACTCTATCATGTAACATATGAGATGCCAACAGCTCATAATTTGATTCAACGTGACACACATCTTTAAAACaagattttgtttcttctttccTTATCACACATTTATTTTGCAGGTCCTCTGAGGTTGTCTGTCTCTTCTCTTCTCTACGGTTTTCTGGCTTCAAACTTGTATCAGCTGATAACATCATACTTGCACTTGACACAGGTGCTCTATTATCACCACCACCAAGTTCTTTCTCATTAGTTTTCATGGAAACCACTATTTTCCATGCTTTCATCTGTGCTCGGCCACCAGCTGAAAACATGATAAATGTCCGTTTTGTGTCACAATCATGCAACCTCGATTCTGAAACAGCCATTGTCCTCACACTAGAAATATGACCCTTCAAGTTCCGCAGCACAGATAATCTGCTCTCCTGACTGGTTGAAGCTGTATGCAAATCAAGGGAATCAAGTATACACGTATATagcatgagctacatgtactctgagTTTTAACTAAACATTATCTGTACATGATATTTATGATTATGTGCTTTTTTTTCGTCAAATTGATTATGGAGGATTTCTAAATTTCTAACTAATTTAAACTTCCAATACtcatataatacaatatttctcCATGTTTGCTGATTATACAGAATGACAAGATTAGTTCATTTCGTGCTAAGCATATTATCTGAatcatttatgtgtacataccCAGTAGGCCTACGTGAATTTATATCTATATTCTACTGAAAGGATACAGATTACTGAGGATAGGGTGATGTTAGTATCTTCACTACAAGTGAGAAAGACTTCAAACTTCTGATCTGGAACAAACAAGATAATATCCACATTTAAAAACCCATTTTTAATAAAccacagaaataaatattttacttgagTACAAGACtaccaaacaattttttttgacgaaacacaagaaacaaaatttacatgctTCATACATTTTGGAACATTGCTATGGACATTCAACAATTCAACCATTCCTTATGTCACATATTTTACAAGAAACAGGCCATATATGTAATTCAGTCTGTAACACAATCACAGCCACACCTCTGTGAGTTGTGGACACCAGATGTTTGACGTCAGACAGTTCCCTGCCATGGAGGCTACTctgaaaaatacacagaataatatgttttaatgttttctgagACTATATTAAACTTTACAATGATGAAATTATACGATGCATTATTACAAAAAATCTCCAGATGCTTAGTTCCTCTAAGAACACAATTATACAGTATGATTGAGGTCTTCGATTGGGGGCCTCTTATTACAACATGGCCATGCACTCTTGTTCTCTTATACACCAGAATTTAACATTAAACTCatgaatttaacattaaacCCAAGAATTTAACATTAAACTCAAGAATTTAACATTAAACCCAAGAATTTAACATTAAACCCAAGAATTTAACATTAAACTCAAGAATTTAACATTAAACTCAAGAATTTAACATTAAACCCAAGAAATcagaatttaacatttaacattagcATTAAACAGGGGGCAGGTTATGGTCATGTGATTATGAAGCTTGTCTCTTAATCACTTGTACACACTagttgtgggttcaaacccagtcttggacagggaaCTTGAGGGTTCACCAGTTGGCACTGTTTGTGAGGCATTAGTGAAGCTGCTCAAGCGGCCGTGCGCATAGTCTAATGCCTATTGAAGGCCACATGTACCACTTTGGTGTGCTCATTTATACATCACCAATGtgaagtttatcagtaacttgctgaAGTTCAAAACGGAGTAGGATTTGAACTACTCTGATATATAACACTGTCATTTCAGGATGGTATCTCCCTGTAACCAGCTGgtctccatgacaacatactaacagtgctgcctcaatgaaaTACAGGCACGACACTTATGCCGTTATGTGCCCTAAGACAAATGAAACACAGCTAACCAGTACTGAGTATATGTACTGTTttactgaatgaaaaaaaaaacacggaaAAAACGTTCACAATGCACATTTTGAAGCTCGTGGTTGAACACAGGTCATCCACTTCAAGGCCCACCCACCTTGAGAATAGTCTGATCACATGTGATAGTTGTGCTACACAGGAAGATGTCACTGGCCTTCAGGAAGACAAATCTGACTGCAGACATGTCCGAGATTTCACACCCCCAAGTTCTGTGCCCTCCCCCACACTCTATCTGGACCAGTCGTTGATTCCTCTGGGTGCTCCAGATAATGAAATCGGACTAGAAAACGTTCAAGAAATTTGCAAAATCAAAAGAGAATAATGAAGAATAGTAGACTTTATGTAAATTCAATTTTTCCATCTGATGTTAAACAAGAGCAACACCAACCAGAAAACAACTTGATGttaagtacttaagtttaaaaTTAGTATAAAGCAATATAGGTGTACTTACAGTATAAAGACACCTGTTTAAAGAGAATTTCTCAGGTATTACAGTATACTTAATACTAATCACCTCATTTGGACAACTAGAATCTCCATGTGCATTTGATTGcttacagaatttttttcactAATCTATTCAACTCTTCATTTTCAAATCTTCATACCAGCTAAATGGTGTAAATTTCCCCCAATACATTAACATGAATATAATAGGCCAATTTTCTTAAATTGACCCTAAATGTTGCAAAACTGTCAATTTGTACAATATGCAATGTAAAAGACAATTCACACCAAGACAATACAAAATAATTATGTTCAGCCTACTGAATGAAATCCCAGGATGAGAATGTCGTTGTCAGTGATGACCAGTCTGTCCATCCAATCAAAACCCTTCAGGACCTGAACATGTATAAACCACAAGAAATCTTGTAAAAATCAAGCTTAAGTTGTTCCAGGAATCCAGATTGGTTATGTAGTTTAATAGCTATGTATACTAACAATTTAGTCCTGCAAAAGCTTTAATAACAAAAAGTTATCTGTCACCAGTAACCTAAAACTAAACCATTCCATAACTGAGCAGCGTTTGTTTGCTTGTTGAAGGTTTAACCACACCTTCTGTGTTATCTTAGTCACATCACAACAGTGACTCCTTGGACTATGTCAGTACTAACAGTAACACTGTTGCCTTTATCATGGAATGTTGTGGCCGAGGGGATAGTGTGCAAGCGCAGCAAAATACctcaggatcctctcaccaatgccactgcagtgagttcaagtctagctcatgcaagaaggtctgtcagcaacctgcggatggtcatgtgtgtcccccaggctctgcccagtttacttccaccataatattgtCCGCTGCTGttgaagtgaaacattcttggatacagcataaagcaccagtcacatcaataaataaagaatggACAAAAAAATGACAGGTTAATCTGAACCAAGATGTCAGCCACCAcaaacacagacatcaaccattTCCATAATACCTCACCTTACCCAATAAGAAAACTGTAAAGCCAATACATCCAAAAATTTACTACGGTTTTTATAGACAGCATATAGTGATTCAACAGATATCCAAATTTTAAGTtcatattaaatacataaaaacaccaataaacacACTGACACAATCACATACCTTGTTAGACTTTCCACCAGCTAAACCTGATTCATCCACTTCAAACTCATAGTATATTCCATTTCTTCCACAAGTGTATACAGAGTTCCCATGGCAACTAACAAAGGTGACACCTGCTTTACCATGGATACCAGACTTGAACTGTAATGCCGATTCTTGAGAATCCTACAAAAGTCAACAGTATAATAAAGGGTGTCTACATCAGCCTGTATATAGCCACAAAAATAAACTGCAAATATATTAGTTTTAGAAACTTCAACATTGAATCCATGAGTCAAATTCCAATGATAAGATAAGATACAAACATTCAGAGAATACCAGTAGCTCCCCTGATACCTGCATAATGTTCAATGGGAGACACTGTGAATAGTTGAGCAAACTGTTCAGCTATGACATTaaagacttccttggtctttgatatgcaaccctacgattggccaaaaacttcaACCAAACTGAACACCGACATCACCACTGACAGCTTCTGatcccctctcacaatacctctccttacttcgcAAAGCGAGCTAATAAGATAACTGCTGCTCAACAGCTGCACTAACAGAATCCaaaagagttatccccctttataCCTGTACCATATCTGTATTTGTGGAAAATATGGATtatcattatatattatatggAAAAACATGGAAATCTGATACAATAGAAATTTGGAGTTTCACAtctattttcattccatttttggattttttagagTCAGCTTACccgtaaaaaaacaaaaaacaaataaaactggcATTGGCTTTATATATTAAAACCAAAATTAACATCAAGTAGGACCAACTCACTCACCTTCGTCTGAGTGTTGTCTATCTGGTAGACATAGACATTGCCTCCCCTGTCCCCACATACAAACTGACACCGGCTGGGGGTGAAGCAAGCTGCTGTCACCCATCGCTGTTTTGTGGGGGGTAAGATGTAAGAAGCCATAACCTCCAGTGTGGATGACCCTGTGAGACATTGATCTTCCTGGATGGTTAGCCTCCACATGTGCTACAGAAAGTATAAAATAACGATGTATTAACATAGCTCATTTTAGCTTGTCTCTATTAAAATCGCTTTCCTGCCATGAGCTATTTTGCTTTACAGATAGCACCTAGTTACTTATGTCACTTGCAAGCCCTCTCTCTTGTTGCCGTCTATCTAATGCTATACCACAGGCCTGCTGCAACAagcattatttcttaattcttaaaaacagaaatggagAAAGACTTGTGCAATCTGCTGAAGTACAGAGGCCCGCTCCTTCCAAGCTCTACCTAACATTCTGCCCACTAAAGAGAAAAGCAGGCAGTACTActtaaaagtaaacatttcaagtacaaaataaaaacaacaatataaacaatggctgaactacatgtaaggATTAAAGCTGTACTTTCAGTCATGACAGATACCAGGTATGAATCCAAGTACGTCTATTTATAGGAACACCAAATTACAACATAAGTCAATTCAAACAAAATGCACTGGTCAATACAAATTACATAAATAggaggggtctccgtggctcagtcgattagcgcgctagcgcagcgtagtgacccagaagcctctcaccaatgctgtcgctgtgagttcaagaccagcttatgttggcttctctccggccgtacgtgggaaggtctgccagcaacctgcggatagtcgtgggtttcccccggggctctgcccggtttccacccaccatactgctggccgccgtcgtataagtgaaatattcttgagcacagtgtaaaacaccctCTTTTGCTACATAAAAGGTAGCCAATTGGAGAAAACTTGAATTGCCTTGCTCATGTAAATCAATCCAGACCATGTGTCCAGTTATCCAATGTT encodes the following:
- the LOC135467245 gene encoding tRNA (34-2'-O)-methyltransferase regulator WDR6-like, whose protein sequence is MACTLSSRYHSGPVTALMFWEKDILIAGIGSSLHFYSLRDGEGLLLRVEALTCRNIHGIRNLHQETEEHPCLSCCFGEKSIRVWNYDCPGNRVIFHCKLWECEDLIWDVTWLNDKDDPILALGLGHNTVILWDWKTTAVLERVQCEEVCIIYCAHFIGHWWSELILAAGTVFNQVVLWSVNTRDFHQGRSPVLHRLQGHEGVIFDIDYHWELQRLCSVSDDRSIHLWQATGPSGDWAQTEFTLLRVLYGHSARVWSVCMLLNKLISVGEDSTCCVWDYDGNIIQKYKGHRGKSIWSLSVDREGKFVATGGGDHSIRLWKLQQEHRLNTDVNFENLSPPQLKKEDFPRTVTLRGHDRVLVMTNMGDLFEFIVSTGTWTTLLEDPEFRSYSVLSVSPERRVIALGSINGKITLIILKEKTTERVFEKCYKGKVLSINWLDQESLLTCGPEGIMHMWRLTIQEDQCLTGSSTLEVMASYILPPTKQRWVTAACFTPSRCQFVCGDRGGNVYVYQIDNTQTKDSQESALQFKSGIHGKAGVTFVSCHGNSVYTCGRNGIYYEFEVDESGLAGGKSNKVLKGFDWMDRLVITDNDILILGFHSSDFIIWSTQRNQRLVQIECGGGHRTWGCEISDMSAVRFVFLKASDIFLCSTTITCDQTILKSSLHGRELSDVKHLVSTTHRDQKFEVFLTCSEDTNITLSSVISSTSQESRLSVLRNLKGHISSVRTMAVSESRLHDCDTKRTFIMFSAGGRAQMKAWKIVVSMKTNEKELGGGDNRAPVSSASMMLSADTSLKPENRREEKRQTTSEDLQNKCVIRKEETKSCFKDVCHVESNYELLASHMLHDRVKRRSKSWQRKLENTSPETRYMDLTAFHGHLVDTSLPSSIHFVGAACSDAVVRFFLCDADKKMFTCLGLSLENNCVLKVGHFVHHMEGLEHCRVFLFSCSTGGDVTFWDVTKTVLAVKKTAQPSASEVKAEQFKSKLPDAMCTEDSVNPDFCSPVHVFQNHQSGVNSISVHQYTDRLEWLMVTGGDDNAVVFRTFTISLDGTGRVHFTPLLKCDLPSAHSAQVTGAKILDDHYTLTVSIDQRLCLWEVTQTDKSLKAEMRACKFVSVADVSNMDVWKQRSGSGYDIAISGEGLQILHLNLPS